In one window of Eleutherodactylus coqui strain aEleCoq1 chromosome 10, aEleCoq1.hap1, whole genome shotgun sequence DNA:
- the MED29 gene encoding mediator of RNA polymerase II transcription subunit 29 — MAAPLNQPLGPQNPGASGAPGPQLGPGGNQQQQQQQLGLAQQQQDFDPVQRYRMLIPQLKESLQNLMKIAALNLAQNTNIDNGQKIGDGSVQRFDKSLEEFYALCDQLELCLRLAYECLSQSYDSAKHSPTLVPTATKPDAVQTESLPYTQYLSMIKSQISCAKDIHNALLECSKKIMLKTPTTQGAL; from the exons ATGGCGGCGCCCTTAAATCAGCCTCTGGGACCTCAAAATCCAGGGGCCAGCGGGGCCCCAGGACCCCAACTCGGTCCCGGAGGAAACCAACAGCAACAGCAGCAACAACTTGGGCTCGCTCAGCAGCAACAAGATTTCGACCCAGTGCAGAGATACAGGATGCTGATCCCGCAGCTGAAGGAGAGCCTGCAG AATCTCATGAAAATCGCAGCTCTGAATTTGGCCCAAAACACCAATATCGATAACGGACA GAAGATTGGTGACGGCAGTGTTCAGAGGTTTGATAAGAGTCTGGAGGAGTTCTATGCCCTGTGTGACCAGCtggagctgtgcctg CGCCTCGCCTACGAGTGCCTCTCTCAGAGCTACGACAGTGCCAAGCACTCCCCCACACTAGTGCCTACAGCTACCAAACCAGATGCCGTGCAGACCGAGAGCCTGCCCTACACCCAGTATCTCAGCATGATCAAGTCTCAGATCTCTTGTGCCAAGGACATACATAACGCTCTGCTGGAGTGTTCCAAAAAGATCATGTTGAAGACGCCAACCACGCAGGGCGCCTTGTGA